The DNA sequence GCCACGGTATATTTAATATCCGACAAAgtacatatacgtataatgTGTTTTCGCTCAAACACGCATTCCATTGATTTCACGTTTTGACCTGATGTTTATCGTCTTAATATATCTACTGGAATTTCCTTCTTTCCTCTTCGTGCTTCTGTTATTTATGCAACTAGATTACTTGAAATGGTAGGATAACGCGAATTTGAACGCGTTCAACGCATAAACCACGTCGTTGTGTTTCTAACACCCCGACGCTCGTTTCCGATTACTTCGTGTATCATTTATTCGACTACTTATCGTTagcttaaatatttatttggtAATTCAGCCCTAACATCGATGCACGTTGCCTCCGGTGTGATATCGCCGGGATATCGACCAATGAAATCGCGCGATAGTTGGGTGTGAGAGTGCTGAGAATACTAACGATGATCTGCACTTCCGATAAACAACGAGTAAAAAGTACGCGATGTAATTCCGTTCTCACTCGTAAAAAGCTTCGATTTAGTTTCGTTACGTTGCAATTTGTGACGGCGCGGCTAATGTTTTTCAAGTCCGTCGCGAAATTTAAACACGATTCAGTAGAACGAGCCACAGGAAGTTATTGGTTTTTAAACGTCTACCTACGAAAAACGGCGCGACTACGAAAGAGGTCTGCGAATACGATAAATACCTTTAGCTGGAACAAATGTTGAGCTGTTCGATTGTCCGATGTCTCGTTGTTCCTGCTTTCAAGATAAACGCGACTTTAAATGCTGTAATTTGTCTAGAAGCTGACCAATTTATGGAAGGCTTTGCGAAATTCAGGATTGAACACAGTATAAATCACGGGATTTACGAAGCTGTTCATGTAGCCTAGCCAAGAGGTCACGATGAAAGCAGTGACACCCGGTTGACAGTTCGCTGTCAACTTCGTGCAAATCGCGTCCATGATGTTGCAGGTAAAGAACGGCAGCCAACAAATTAAAAAGACACCTGTAAAAGAGAATAGATTTCCTTTTTGTCGGACGATAGGAAAGAAGAATAATCGACCGGACGTACCTAACACAATAGCCAACGTTTTCGTAGCTTTACGCTCCTTTTTCGCGGAgcttttctctcgtttcttcttGCTCGCCTTGTTGGCTTTGTATATTGTAAACCGGGAGCCAGAAACGGCATTTTTCTTGTCCTTCTTACAGGTAGACGAGCTAGACAAGACGCTTGGCGTTCGTCCAAGTTGAAGAGGGAGAAGGGAACCGGCGCTCTTGAGCCTCTTTAATTCCTGCTTGTTCGTTTCAGCGCCGTTCTTCTTGGGTTGCGAAGCTTGGCTCGTCGCCGCACTTTTCGGAGGCGGCGACGAAGAAGTGGAGGACGACGGAGCTGAGGTGATTCGTGGGTTCGGGCTGGGACTGGAATTCGTTTCTAACGGTTCGTGAATCACCGTGCTGCTCGCTGCACCGTCATATCCAGAATCCTTTCTGACGTTCTGCGTTCCACCCAGTTGAGCTTGAGCCACTGCGCTGAAACGACAACTGCAATTCGAGTATCAGTAGCATTCCAACGATACAGGTTTAGCATATCCCGGCACAGCTTGCAATTCTGAACCTACGAGTGAAAGCATTTCGTGTACCATGATTATAGGGACGAACGTTCGCCTTTATCGCCGAAAACGAAACACGAACGAGAAATTACTTCTTGTAATGGCATCTCGTTCGAAATGTTCGACTGCTCGAACAATGCACGCCCGTGTATTAACGCGCTATCCACGCGGCTACATGTACGGCTGACAACGAATCTGTCTATGTAATTAAACTTGCTGCACCGTGGATGCAGTCGCTCTCGGCGATTAGTTTCGAAAGACATTGGTGCATGGAGCATGATTCCCGTGTATATTGATCGATAGGTACATATCGATCTTACCATTAGTCGGTGTATCACAGAATTATTACGAATTTCCATCGGACGTATATCGTAACCAGATCCTTGTACGAGAGTCGAAAACCCTGCATAGATATACCTACGCGATACATATGGTTTCAGCGTGCCGCATTCAGCACGACCAAACGAAGAAATCGAATCATCTATCGTCCTTCCTATCTACTCGTTACCTATTGCATTGTGCCGATCGCGATTGCccgccttttttcttttttacttacGTTTTGTTACCGCAAACGAATGTATCGATCGAAACCGCGTCTTCCGCGTTCAATCAATACAGTTACTACTCCAACTTGCTGGACCAGTGGACACTCCACAAACAAACGAATCGATTTCACAGTGGACCGAGTTTATCGGTGTTTTGTTCCTATTTTTATCGAATGTGTCGGTGAGTAATTCTTTACGCCAATGAATTATCGACTCGTAGgcaatataaaaaattcaagCATCCTTTCATCCGACTCTTACGCGGAAAATACAATTCAGTCCCTATCTTTTACCGCTCGTTCTTCTCAGACAAGATCGCTGATCCCGTTTGACCGAAGATAAAGTAGCCAGCCGGAggaattataaaagaaaaaggcGATGCTTGGGCGGAAAACAATGCCATATAAGGTACGATACTATCTTAATTCGCAAATTAACTAATCAATTAAGATGTAACTTTAGATCGACTCTCGTCTCTCGAAGTAAAAGAAAATTCATTCCCTCCAATGAACAGTAAAATAGTATTTTTCCTTTGTTCGTTCTACGTCGTTGGTTTTGAATGCTAATTGATTTTAGTCGGTTCATGCTTTGTTCTCGCACCATTGTTTTTAGCCTCGTTAATTTGCTCGAGTAACTTTTAACGCCCCCGCTCTTCATTCTGTAAGGGAGGTGGAACCTCGACTGTTCGCTGTTGTGTTTTTTCTACCATCTCCTAAAAATATTTATGCTCCGTCCTATACTACTACTACTTGTTATacatatcttttttattgcttGCCGTACAGTAAAACTTATTAATTACGAGTTGTTGGGAAAAGGGAAGGGAAGCTTACGAAACAGCGCGTTGTTGTGCGACGCGAACGTTCGTCTGCACTACGGACgatcgaaaaattttatttgattCTTACGCTGCTTCCTCGACGACAGTGGCCAAAAAGAATTCGGTGCTCTTATCGTTCGAGATGACCACAACAGGATCAAGAGGTGTCTCGTCCTCGTCTTCGTTGCTCCCGGACGCGGTGTTCGTCGGCTCTTCCATGCCAGGAGCCACGAAAGCCGCCGCTCCCAACGCCGTCTCCGCAAACCTTGCCACAGAATACCCACTACGTGATCTTAGTCAAAAGCCTCTAAAAAAAAGCTTCTACACTTAGCATGCTTTTAGTATTCCTCGGCGACGCGCGGCGTTAATCCGGCAAAGGGGAAAAGTTAATCTATCATGCACAAAGCGACTACGCTTGCGCTCGCGACTTCGTTCGGAACTTTGCCACGAACAAAGAACCTAGCTTTTACTTCGTTGAATGTGCCCTTCGCGATTCACAGGGATTCTCGGCTGCGTTTCAGCTAAAATGAAAGTCGGAAAGTAATTCTTTTCTGACGAGGGAAAAGCTCGAACCTTTGATATTTCAACTGGCTCGCTTTCGATCGATCCGCCCGATAATACAATTATCGAAAGAGAGCAATTTAGAATTACTTTTGCGGCAGACGTTTACCTGTTCGATCTTGCGGTACGCTTCGAAACGAATTACGAGTAACTTCTAATCCATTATCGCGAGCACACTGCGTGGTTACAAGTTAAACTTATTAAGTAATTTCATGCCGTGAATTAATATGAACATTCGCAACCGGCCGCGTACTCCGAATAATCGGATTATGGGGATTCGATATCGTTAAAACTTGGATTGGCGATTCACAGTTCCATCTAAACGATAGTTCCACCAACTTCGTCGCGTTTGTTTGCTCGAAACTTTCGCCCTTATCCTTATCGATATGTTCGATATGACGTCTTAAAAAAATTTAACGAGAAGAAGAGATAATTAATTCTATTCTCCGAAATCCCTCTGAGTAACAAACAGACGAATTGGAAAGTTTTCACGCTTTGATATATTCCGAATTAAGCTAAATTTATAAACAATCGAATCCTCGACTGCTTGTTTTAATATAGTCATTGACTGTAGTAATCTACGTTGATTACGTAGGATAATAAGAAAAGGAACTACTTGTATCTTGTAATCAGGACGAGTACAAAGATATGTCGACGCTAATGTTAACGATACGGGGGTAAAATCTACAGGAGTAGAAGAGCGTATGGGAAGGGTGGAGTATCGGGCGAATTTTGAATACAGGCCTGAGATTACGCTGAATGCATGGGACTCAGGGGAAAAGATACGGTCGTATAGCCAAACTGTGTAACTGTTGTTATAAACATCTAATTGTAAGTCTAACTTATCGATGGTGTTTGTACAGGGTATTATGCAACCGTAGGAACCTGGAAGGAgcctataaataataattaggcAACCGATGTGTCACATCTTTAATACCATTGCAAATTACCTACCTAGTTGCGTTtgaatataagtatatatatatatatatatacccttTATGTGGATTCAAACTTTTTAATCCGATTAATTCGAAATGTTTAACTCGAAAATCCTTCTTGCTTTTGTTGCTCCATTGGTGAGCGACATACAGCTCTGAAGTATAGTTGAAAGTATAAGTCAAAGCGCGGCGGCAGAAGTTAAGTCGCGATCTTTCGCCACTCGTTCGGAAGATGGATTCCACTCCGGTATTTTCCTTtcgaagaaaggaaaaacgGCGAAGTAGGTATTAAATCATCTTCACCGGAAAACAAGACTACGTGCCTTTCAGTCCGCTGGCAAAGGAAGACAACGGTTCCTTCTGTACGGTTCTCATCGATGAACAAATGTACGACACTTAGGAAGAGGTGAGTACAAAAGCCGGCAATTAAATCGAGGCGAACTTGTTGGCTATTCAAGGCAAGTACGCCGACCCCGGGACAACGGAAATGAAGCCTGCGCGCGGGAAAAGCGTATTATACGGAGATGCTCCAGGCTCAACTACGCCTTAGCTCTTCCCCTTTCTACACGCCTTTCTTTTCACCGCCATCTTTCCTTCTTTAGTGACATATTCTCGCCAGCGCGGCCAATCTTCGCGAGAAATCGTCTCTCGTTGGAATGCAGCAGTTATACGCgggaaattgaaaaaaatgaCTCGCGCGAGGAACACGCGACACATTCAAAATGAAGCCAGTTTGTCTGTTCGCGACGCGACGACCGACTATCGCTCTGCGACACCTTCGCGAATATATGTAGCTATTCGTTCTATTTAAACAGCCTTCTTTGATCTTCTGACGCGCGAAATCGTAGAAATTGAATATCGATTCGTTATATCCGTGCCTCGCCGAGAAATTACACACATTCAACTACTCATTGAGACGTTAGCAGCCTACCAACAGACGTCTTGTTTACCGTGAACATCGTTGAAAACTATTAAAAGGCAGCACTGGTTCGATGCTATCGCCCCTTTGTCAAATAATCGTTCCCCCTTTCTAAAGGGAATTCTTATTTACGTTCGCCACTCCTTTGTTCGAAATTGCACGTTCGTGCAACGTGCACAGGGGACGTTCTACAAATTGGTAAGGACGTGGTTGCAAATGCAAGTATGACTTATGAAACCGCAACTTCACCATTTATCTCTGTACGATAGGACGTGCAACAGAGTGATACATGCAAATGAAATACATGCTATGGAATGATCAAGAAATTATCAACGAAGTATCGGCTTCGATTCTCCCCCGATCTTTTCCACGAATTTAAACACGATTTTCGAACGTAATTGATCGTTTATTAAAATCTCCTCTGTTTTTTGCAGTAATTAACatgagaaataataaaaattctttaagcTTTCAAGCGTATAAGACGGTCGTATGTTCTTGCTAATTTCAGAAATTTAACAAAAGAATTTACATCCATTTTCTCCCTTAACCAGCGGCGGTTCGACTGGAATTCCTAGAAAATTCTTGGTATATTCGTGAAGAATGCCAACGTTAACGGTCGAAGCGAATGTGTCGGCTTACCTGCGTGTATGCGCGATGTTCTCGATTATGCTGCCCGGTTTTATGTCACCCAAGTTAGGCTTTCTATTGGCCCTTGCTTTTCTCGCCCTGTTCCTCAGTGCCTGGAAACGGTAAAGTAAAATCACTGTTTCAACATAAATTTGGTAATCGATACAAACGCGTGAAATAAATCTTCCTATGGCGTATAAGACAGGTAATGCATGACACCTGTTATCAACTATACATATTAAAACAGCGAGATTTATCGCGACGCTTGTATCtaagatataagaaatataagaaatattccTCACATGGATACACAGCATCATAATGTACGCGTATTAGACAATTTTACTCGCAGTTGCTAGACGAAAGTTGAGAAACAGAACTTTTTATGGATGCATTATAACTGAACATAAGAGGTACGTATTTTATATCGGCGTTTCGTAGCGTATCGTTTTCTTCTCCGATGTTAAATTCATTATGactatacatgtatacatatattcatgCCGAATGTCTTGCAACCCCATAAGAAACAAACAAACGATACGTTGTTCTTCGAATTGCAATGAAAATATCCCTCTTCCTTCTAttcctcctttcttttcttcgctTTTCTTTTTACTATTCTTTGTTATGAAATCAATACACTGTTTGTTGAAATATCATTGTTTATCGGCTCCACTGAGAAATAATAAATCTCGGTCGTACAAAGCCTTCGGTCAGCCGAGGCTCTCAGAATGTAGAATTATAAAGTgttgaatttgaaatttgttttacGCAATTATTATCGCGATATTTCACGTCATCGGAAATTAATATCGTAACGAATGGAAGCAATCATGCAAACAAAATTGTTTATGTATTCCGGTTTGCGTAGAATAGCGAAGCAGCCGTATTTATGATTAACCGCAACGTAATCGCAAAAGCCAGCGTATCTGCGGAACACTTTGCTCCATATGGCgttaaaattaatatctacgtaATTTGGTGAGTTTTACTTGTTACGGCCGACAATATTATACGTTATGGTTAATTGACCAAATAAACGATTTTGCATTCATCCTGACAGTTCTTGATTCTTACTCAATTTTCGAGCAACACCGATCGGGCCTTATCTATTTCTGCTATCGATTATTTTTAAACCAACTGCTGACAATAATATTTACCTTGAATATGTTGTAGTAGAGAAACACCATGATGATGCAAGGTATGTAGAAGCTGGATAGGCTCGAGTAGATGATAAAGTCTGCATTGTAGAAGAGGCATTGGTCCGGTATTCGGTCGGGGGTGTTATTCAAGCCGAGAACAATCGGGCTGCCGATCGCGGCAGATATCGCCCAGACCAACAGTATCGTCAACCACACTCTTCTATTGTTCTTGTGCTTGGCGTACTTTATCGGCTGGGTCACTGCTATGTATCTGCAATTCAAATTCATTTCGTGTATCGTACAGTGTCCCCTGCTTGATGGGCATTACGTTGCCGCAAATCAACGTGGATCCACTAACATTGTGCATCCGCCTGACAGCATTGTCCAATTTATTATTTCGATTCTGATTGATGTATTTGTATCAGAATAATTCTATCTCAGAAAAAACTATACTTTTTAGACGCTTACGGTTCTTCCGCAACGAGGATAAATCAAATTCTGTCGCGTGGACATGTCGGTAGAAAACGATTAATTAAATCGCTAAATTGTCGCTTGTTTTGGGGAATTCATCCGGAAGAGGATGACAGGCGATAGATAGATTCAGACTTTGCGAGTTTATGGAAATCGTCGAAAGGTTTTTAATAAAGTGCAGCCATTTTTCTGCACCACGACACGTATATTTTAACATGCAAATGCGAAAAACCTTCGTATTAATCATTTGGCTGTACTATTTCTAGACGAATGTGCTTCCATTTAGACTCTTTACGACGCGGCCCCGCGAAATTCTTTTCGGTCTGAATGATCGGAATTTATGATTTAGCTTTTAATACTGTTTCACACCAAGATGCGACAAAGAGGAAAGAAACAAGGAAAATGTAATTCATATCGTTTCGTGACTTTGATATCTACGAATTTTGATAAgttctataataaatataagcTTTTTCGTAACTTAACAAAACTGATCGGGTTTATACATACATTTTCGATCATAAAACGTAAACGCAGTCGTGTtactatatcttaaaacgtaaATTTCTTAGAACAGCGAAAACTACTCGATCGATCATTTCGACCTCTTCGTCGACCCGACGATAGTTATTTCGATGTCTTGTCGAAATTTGATTAATAGAAATTAACTCCGACTCTCCCGGCTCCAACTCATTTCGAGCATCACGGAACAAATCTCAGTTCCTCCTCTTCCGTCTTTGGTCTGTTATTCGTGTCACGTAAACTGGTTAAATCAGCAACTTCCTTTTTCACGAGTTTCGATGCTTTTTCAGCAATCGCGGTTGCGCAATTTTCCTGCAATGGTgtgaaacaaatgcaatgcaagcAAATCGTATTTTACATTGAAAGAGCGTTACAAATTACGATTAATATCTCTGTTTATTCTTGcgtttactttttcttttctttcttccttttctcttgACGCTAAACGACGAGCAATTCGTAACGTTTCGTAAATTAATTCGATTTATGCATACGAGTTGCGATTTGACTTTCGTTACATTGTTTGAGCGCGGTAAAATAAGACTTTCTAGCGTTGTAGCGTTTAGCTAACAAAGCATCGAAGATCGATCGTGGAATTCGCTAGGGTAAAAGAATTAGGGTCGAACTATTTCTTGCTCTTCTGCGAAAAAGAACGCTCACCTGTCTATCGAGATTGCTACGAGATTGAAGATGGAACTGGTACTGCACGTGACGTCCATTGCGATGTAAAAGTCACAGACAAAGCCAGGCAGGCTCCACGATCCGTTTACCTGGAAAATGAACGAACAAACTGTGAAGATCAAAGCTCACCACGAACCGTGCCAGTTGAATTAGCTTTCATTGCTCTATGGTCGGCTATTGTTTCAATGTAAATTACCGATTTACTGACTCATGGAGCATTTCATTTATTCGAGAAGACACGCGAGGGAAAgcgatacatacgtatataaaaGATGCTGAGCGAATTTCTCAAATTTATCGCGAATGGAAAGATAAAAATACAGACTCGCATAAAATGCATCATAGTTCATGCGTTTTCGATTCTTCGTTTCTTCCAACGAATCTCTCCGATTGTTTAATTCTTGGGAATTGTTATGACTCTGAAAACGGGTCAGATATATTTATTTGGAAAAATCTTTCTGTAGAAATCAAGGATTATTTTGACCAAAtcaagaaacgaattttatcttTCCTCTTTCCCATTTCACCCACCGTATACCATTTTTCCGTTTTGGTGCATTCGTCTGATTCATCTTTTTATTTTCGAAAACACTGACACGGTTGAATCGAACGCACCTATACCGAGCGAAGCCTGTTGTGCGATTTATTTGAAACAACCGTGCCTCCAGTAAGTACAAAATCGGGCGTTGCACCGTCGAAATGCGTCTATCACCGCCGGCTATGCGTACACGCTTGTCTCCATTTTCTGTTAAACTGGCGAATTTCGCAGTGTTGAATTTCCTCTCCGTGTTATTCGCCGTAAGCATAGGAAGATATTCTCAGTTAATTGTTCGATACTTGCGACCTCTAATTGCTCAATATTTCTTTTCGTTATctgatttttatatatttttattaatgatTACAAGACGAGATTGTAACGATTACAAGATTAGATCCCTATTCGCTTTTCATTCCAATTTCATTTGCGCCTTCGTATCTAGAGAAATCTCGGAATAAATCGTAAGCCGCTCAGTTTTCTCGATATTCATCACAT is a window from the Bombus affinis isolate iyBomAffi1 chromosome 9, iyBomAffi1.2, whole genome shotgun sequence genome containing:
- the LOC126920581 gene encoding dopamine D2-like receptor isoform X2 produces the protein MGTNTNNQPLVKSIVSNLSLDHTQRLTDLFSGNGTKDTVTIHDETVLNDVFSRSEKDASTSGIELSWFNDSTTIGTTPSGSSFSVSSSFFSSVSPSSPSSDNYTGISDLFVFEDLNDYINRLNYSAFVNLTAYYDGGANLNLNGSVNCTSSIVAGTAAGVRAGECGPTADVDEKTNANSWWALILVIVPCLTLFGNVLVILAVVRERALQTVTNYFIVSLAVADLLVAVLVMPFAVYVLVNGSWSLPGFVCDFYIAMDVTCSTSSIFNLVAISIDRYIAVTQPIKYAKHKNNRRVWLTILLVWAISAAIGSPIVLGLNNTPDRIPDQCLFYNADFIIYSSLSSFYIPCIIMVFLYYNIFKALRNRARKARANRKPNLGDIKPGSIIENIAHTRSGYSVARFAETALGAAAFVAPGMEEPTNTASGSNEDEDETPLDPVVVISNDKSTEFFLATVVEEAAAVAQAQLGGTQNVRKDSGYDGAASSTVIHEPLETNSSPSPNPRITSAPSSSTSSSPPPKSAATSQASQPKKNGAETNKQELKRLKSAGSLLPLQLGRTPSVLSSSSTCKKDKKNAVSGSRFTIYKANKASKKKREKSSAKKERKATKTLAIVLGVFLICWLPFFTCNIMDAICTKLTANCQPGVTAFIVTSWLGYMNSFVNPVIYTVFNPEFRKAFHKLVSF
- the LOC126920581 gene encoding dopamine D2-like receptor isoform X3; translation: MGTNTNNQPLVKSIVSNLSLDHTQRLTDLFSGNGTKDTVTIHDETVLNDVFSRSEKDASTSGIELSWFNDSTTIGTTPSGSSFSVSSSFFSSVSPSSPSSDNYTGISDLFVFEDLNDYINRLNYSAFVNLTAYYDGGANLNLNGSVNCTSSIVAGTAAGVRAGECGPTADVDEKTNANSWWALILVIVPCLTLFGNVLVILAVVRERALQTVTNYFIVSLAVADLLVAVLVMPFAVYVLVNGSWSLPGFVCDFYIAMDVTCSTSSIFNLVAISIDRYIAVTQPIKYAKHKNNRRVWLTILLVWAISAAIGSPIVLGLNNTPDRIPDQCLFYNADFIIYSSLSSFYIPCIIMVFLYYNIFKALRNRARKARANRKPNLGDIKPGSIIENIAHTRRFAETALGAAAFVAPGMEEPTNTASGSNEDEDETPLDPVVVISNDKSTEFFLATVVEEAACRFSAVAQAQLGGTQNVRKDSGYDGAASSTVIHEPLETNSSPSPNPRITSAPSSSTSSSPPPKSAATSQASQPKKNGAETNKQELKRLKSAGSLLPLQLGRTPSVLSSSSTCKKDKKNAVSGSRFTIYKANKASKKKREKSSAKKERKATKTLAIVLGVFLICWLPFFTCNIMDAICTKLTANCQPGVTAFIVTSWLGYMNSFVNPVIYTVFNPEFRKAFHKLVSF
- the LOC126920581 gene encoding dopamine D2-like receptor isoform X1, with the protein product MGTNTNNQPLVKSIVSNLSLDHTQRLTDLFSGNGTKDTVTIHDETVLNDVFSRSEKDASTSGIELSWFNDSTTIGTTPSGSSFSVSSSFFSSVSPSSPSSDNYTGISDLFVFEDLNDYINRLNYSAFVNLTAYYDGGANLNLNGSVNCTSSIVAGTAAGVRAGECGPTADVDEKTNANSWWALILVIVPCLTLFGNVLVILAVVRERALQTVTNYFIVSLAVADLLVAVLVMPFAVYVLVNGSWSLPGFVCDFYIAMDVTCSTSSIFNLVAISIDRYIAVTQPIKYAKHKNNRRVWLTILLVWAISAAIGSPIVLGLNNTPDRIPDQCLFYNADFIIYSSLSSFYIPCIIMVFLYYNIFKALRNRARKARANRKPNLGDIKPGSIIENIAHTRSGYSVARFAETALGAAAFVAPGMEEPTNTASGSNEDEDETPLDPVVVISNDKSTEFFLATVVEEAACRFSAVAQAQLGGTQNVRKDSGYDGAASSTVIHEPLETNSSPSPNPRITSAPSSSTSSSPPPKSAATSQASQPKKNGAETNKQELKRLKSAGSLLPLQLGRTPSVLSSSSTCKKDKKNAVSGSRFTIYKANKASKKKREKSSAKKERKATKTLAIVLGVFLICWLPFFTCNIMDAICTKLTANCQPGVTAFIVTSWLGYMNSFVNPVIYTVFNPEFRKAFHKLVSF